From a single Anabas testudineus chromosome 5, fAnaTes1.2, whole genome shotgun sequence genomic region:
- the ipo9 gene encoding importin-9, with amino-acid sequence MSVAGSARAGSAAGPVQQGLKDALIETLTAILSPAQEVRAAAEEQIKVLEVTEEFGVHLAELTVDPQGALAIRQLASVILKQYVETHWCSQSEKFRPPETTDHAKAAIRELLPNGLRESISKVRSSVAYAVSAIAHWDWPEAWPQLFTLLMEMLVSGDVNAVHGAMRVLTEFTREVTDTQMPLVAPVILPEMYKIFTMAEVYSIRTRSRAVEIFTTCANLICAIEELEKGAAKALIFPVVQQFTEAFVQALQMPDGPSSDSGLKMEVLKAVTALVKNFPKPMVSSMQQILPIVWNTLTESAAFYVRTEVNYTEEVDDPVDSDGEVLGFENLVFSIFEFVHTLLENNKFKSTVKKALPELIYYIILYMQITEDQIKVWTANPQQFVEDEDDDTFSYSVRISAQDLLLAVAAEFQNESAAALAAAATRHLQEAEQARNSGNEHWWKIHEACMLALGSVKTIITENVKNGRIQFDMHGFLASVILADLNLAAASPFLLGRALWAASRFTAAMSPELIQQFLQATVSGLHDSQPPSVRISAVRAIWGYCDQLKLSESTHVLQPFLPSILEGLVQLAAQFSSEVLTLVMETLCIVCTVDPAFTTSAENKICPLTIAIFLKYNNDPVVASLAQDIFKELAQIEGCQGPMQMRLIPTLVSIMQAPPDKIPSGLCATSMDILTTVVRNTKPPLSEMLVCQAFPVVAQCSLRTDDNTIMQNGGECLRAYVSVALEQIAQWRDEQGNSGLWYVMQVVNQLLDPRTSEFTAAFVGRLVSTLISRAGTELGEQLDQILRAILSKMQQAETLSVMQSLIMVFAHLVHSQLEPLLEFLCSLPGPTGKPALEFVMTEWMSRQHLFYGQYEGKVSTVALCKLLQHGLNTDDKRLQDIVVKGEEIYNPEDGIRTRSKSAKNPERWTNIPLLVKVFKLIINELSTVVEANASRANAADWSQDSGGMWEEQEEEDGEDDEEEDEGVAGQLLSDLIASNKYEDDYYEDDEEDDPDALKDPIYQIDLQAYLTDFLTQFAQQPCYSMFSGHLNNAERQTLQSIGL; translated from the exons ATGAGTGTGGCGGGTAGTGCTCGAGCCGGTTCGGCCGCCGGCCCGGTCCAGCAGGGATTAAAAGACGCTCTGATCGAGACGCTGACGGCCATCCTGTCCCCGGCTCAAGAAGTGCGCGCCGCTGCGGAGGAGCAGATCAAAGTGCTGGAAGTGACAGAGG AGTTTGGCGTCCACCTTGCAGAACTAACAGTTGATCCTCAGGGAGCGCTTGCCATCCGTCAG TTAGCATCAGTAATCCTTAAACAGTATGTGGAGACTCACTGGTGTTCCCAGTCTGAGAAATTCAGGCCTCCTGAAACCACAGACCAC gctAAAGCTGCTATCAGGGAGCTGCTGCCAAACGGTCTGCGGGAGTCGATTAGCAAAGTCCGCTCCAGTGTTGCGTATGCCGTGTCGGCCATCGCCCACTGGGACTGGCCTGAGGCCTGGCCGCAGCTATTCACCCTGCTGATGGAGATGCTGGTCAGTGGAGATGTTAATGCTGTACACGGTGCAATGAGGGTCCTCACAG AGTTTACTCGGGaggtgacagacacacagatgccGCTGGTGGCTCCGGTCATCCTACCTGAAATGTACAAGATCTTCACCATGGCAGAG GTTTATAGTATTCGTACCCGCTCCAGAGCAGTGGAGATATTCACCACCTGTGCCAATCTCATCTGTGCTATTGAAGAACTTGAAAAG ggAGCAGCTAAAGCGTTGATCTTCCCCGTGGTGCAGCAGTTCACAGAAGCATTTGTGCAGGCTCTGCAGATGCCTGATGGACCCTCATCTGATAGTGGTCTCAAGATGGAAGTCCTCAAG GCAGTAACAGCACTGGTGAAGAACTTCCCCAAACCCATGGTGTCCTCCATGCAGCAGATATTACCCATTGTATGGAACACGCTGACTGAAAGTGCAGCTTT TTATGTAAGAACAGAAGTAAATTATACAGAGGAAGTGGATGACCCAGTAGATTCAGATG GTGAAGTGTTGGGTTTTGAGAATCTGGTCTTCAGCATCTTCGAGTTTGTCCACACGCTGCTGGAGAACAATAAGTTCAAGAGCACAGTGAAGAAAGCTCTGCCTGAGCTCATCTACTACATCATCCTGTACATGCAGATCACTGAGGACCAG ATCAAAGTGTGGACGGCTAATCCACAGCAGTTTGTAGAGGATGAAGATGACGACACTTTCTCCTACTCTGTCAGGATCTCTGCTCAGGACCTGCTGCTG GCTGTTGCTGCAGAGTTTCAGAATGAGAGCGCAGCAGCAttggcagcagcagccaccagACACCTCCAGGAGGCAGAGCAGGCCAGAAATAGTGGCAATGAGCACTG GTGGAAGATCCACGAGGCCTGTATGTTGGCGCTCGGTTCAGTCAAAACCATCATCACAGAGAATGTAAAGAACGGTCGTATCCAGTTTGACATGCATGGTTTCCTGGCCAGTGTTATTCTCGCAGATCTTAACCTGGCAG CGGCATCTCCGTTCCTCCTTGGCCGCGCTCTGTGGGCGGCCAGTCGCTTCACAGCTGCCATGTCTCCTGAGCTCATCCAGCAGTTCCTCCAGGCCACCGTCAGTGGTCTTCATGACAGCCAGCCGCCCTCTGTACGCATCTCTGCGGTTAGGGCCATCTGGGG GTACTGTGATCAGCTGAAGCTGTCAGAGAGCACCCATGTCCTACAGCCTTTCCTTCCTAGCATCCTAGAGGGTCTGGTGCAACTGGCCGCCCAGTTTAGCTCAGAGGTGCTCACTCTCGTCATGGAGACGCTGTGCATCGTGTGCACTGTTGACCCAGCCTTCACTACCAGTGCAGAAAACAAGATCTGTCCCCTCACCATTGCCATTTTCCTTAAATATAACAATG aCCCTGTCGTGGCGTCTCTTGCTCAGGACATATTTAAAGAGCTGGCACAGATCGAAGGCTGCCAGGGCCCCATGCAGATGCGTCTCATTCCAACACTGGTCAGCATCATGCAGGCTCCCCCTGACAAGATCCCCTCTGGACTCTGTGCT ACATCCATGGACATCCTCACCACAGTTGTACGCAACACCAAGCCACCTCTGTCAGAGATGTTGGTGTGCCAGGCATTCCCTGTGGTGGCACAGTGCTCTTTACGGACCGATGACAACACAATAATGCAG AATGGCGGCGAGTGTCTGCGGGCATACGTCTCTGTTGCCCTTGAGCAGATCGCCCAGTGGAGGGATGAGCAGGGGAACAGTGGACTCTGGTACGTCATGCAAGTGGTCAACCAGCTGCTGGATCCCCGTACTTCTGAGTTCACAGCTGCCTTCGTGGGCAGGTTGGTGTCCACTCTGATCTCTCGAGCTGGAACTGAACTCGGGGAGCAGCTTGATCAGATCCTTCGAGCCATTCTGAGCAAGATGCAACAAGCCGAGACTCTGAGTGTCATGCAG TCTCTTATCATGGTATTCGCCCACCTGGTTCACTCCCAGCTGGAGCCTCTGTTGGAGTTCTTGTGCAGTCTTCCCGGGCCGACGGGGAAACCTGCTTTGGAGTTCGTTATGACGGAGTGGATGAGTAGACAACACCTCTTCTATGGACAGTATGAGGGTAAAGTCAg CACGGTGGCACTTTGTAAGCTACTCCAACACGGCCTCAACACTGACGACAAACGTCTCCAGGACATTGTGGTGAAGGGAGAAGAGATCTACAATCCTGAAGACGGTATCCGCACACGATCCAAGTCCGCCAAGA ATCCCGAGCGGTGGACAAACATCCCTTTGCTAGTGAAGGTCTTTAAACTGATCATCAACGAGTTGTCAACTGTAGTAGAGGCAAACGCCAGCAGGGCGAATGCAGCAGACTGGAGCCAAG ATTCTGGCGGTATGtgggaggagcaggaggaggaagacggggaggatgatgaggaggaggatgaaggggTGGCAGGACAGCTGCTTTCTGATCTTATTGCCTCCAACAAATACG AGGATGATTATtatgaggatgatgaggaggatgatcCAGATGCCTTGAAAGACCCCATATATCAGATTGATCTGCAG GCTTACCTGACAGACTTCCTGACACAGTTCGCCCAGCAGCCGTGTTACAGCATGTTCTCAGGGCACCTCAACAACGCAGAGAGACAAACCTTGCAGTCTATAGGCCTCTAG